From Varibaculum massiliense, a single genomic window includes:
- the rpmA gene encoding 50S ribosomal protein L27, producing MAHKKGLGSSSNGRDSNPQYLGIKRYGGESVNAGEILVRQRGSKYHPGMNVGMGKDDTLFALTAGSVEFGRRRGRKVVNVVSA from the coding sequence ATGGCACATAAGAAAGGGCTAGGTTCCTCTTCTAACGGCCGTGACTCTAACCCGCAGTACCTGGGAATCAAGCGTTACGGTGGAGAAAGCGTAAACGCCGGAGAAATCCTGGTTCGTCAACGGGGCAGCAAATACCACCCGGGAATGAACGTGGGGATGGGTAAGGATGACACCCTCTTTGCTCTGACCGCCGGGTCGGTTGAATTTGGTCGCCGGCGCGGTCGTAAAGTCGTAAACGTAGTTTCGGCTTAA
- a CDS encoding lysophospholipid acyltransferase family protein: MAGKFSRFYRFSVRVARIPVGAVTRRHWEGQENLPKEGGFVAVVNHISEFDSMTMMHFMTSAGYPVRVLCKEELFKVPILGSIMRSCGQIPVYRESTHSRDALAAAIEGLQAGECIAVYGEGTLTRDPDFWPMRMKTGAARMALCARVPLVPVVQWGAQDVLDRYARRPDLKGKKDVWVHALPAVDLSDLYDRADDPEVWYQATERIETAICRGVEEIRGEKMPHRPLDRKSARMPTKQQLGAAAKAWRADHPEKPVTARALGELDPYLKGGFTSTNPKSKQEG, encoded by the coding sequence ATGGCCGGTAAGTTTTCTCGCTTCTATAGGTTTTCTGTGCGCGTGGCGCGTATCCCGGTAGGGGCGGTTACCCGCCGGCATTGGGAGGGGCAAGAAAACCTGCCCAAAGAAGGCGGGTTTGTTGCGGTAGTTAACCACATTTCCGAGTTTGACTCCATGACCATGATGCACTTTATGACCAGCGCCGGGTATCCAGTGCGGGTTCTATGTAAAGAAGAACTTTTCAAGGTTCCGATTTTAGGGTCAATTATGCGTTCCTGCGGACAAATTCCGGTTTACCGAGAATCCACCCACTCCCGGGACGCACTTGCTGCCGCGATTGAGGGCTTACAAGCCGGTGAATGCATAGCCGTTTACGGAGAGGGAACCTTGACTCGAGACCCTGATTTTTGGCCGATGCGGATGAAAACCGGAGCGGCGCGGATGGCGCTATGTGCGCGCGTTCCGCTAGTGCCGGTGGTGCAGTGGGGGGCGCAAGACGTGCTGGATCGTTACGCTCGTCGCCCAGACCTGAAGGGCAAAAAGGATGTATGGGTACATGCCTTGCCGGCGGTAGACCTCTCTGACCTGTACGATCGGGCTGATGATCCAGAAGTTTGGTATCAGGCAACCGAAAGGATAGAAACGGCAATCTGTCGCGGGGTGGAGGAAATCCGGGGCGAGAAAATGCCGCACCGTCCTCTAGATCGAAAATCTGCCCGGATGCCTACCAAGCAACAACTAGGGGCGGCAGCGAAAGCCTGGCGAGCAGACCACCCCGAAAAGCCGGTGACTGCGCGCGCCCTCGGAGAACTTGACCCTTATCTTAAAGGTGGTTTTACCAGCACTAACCCTAAATCTAAGCAGGAAGGGTAG
- a CDS encoding D-alanine--D-alanine ligase family protein codes for MAPKDNSKPRVLVLFGGESGEHGISCATAAGVVEAIDHDRFEVVTVGITQQGQWVPVDFSSDQFQISEDGVAKVPAANRQLFLSPGDGHVVSLPTQLGSEFSLADLGGFDVVFPLLHGPFGEDGTVQGLLEMMHLPYVGCGVLASAAAMDKPTTKVLLHEANLPAGKWETVTAGQWKHDRAGVLERLAHLGLPVFVKPARAGSSLGITKVSAAADMEVAIAKAQAVDPRVIVEQELTGFEVECAVLQGADGRPRTTEPGRIAMRDDVAFYDYKTKYFGEDAVSLEIPAKIPEHLASQVREIAAKAFETLGCEGLARVDFFVDPEKDSVVINEVNTMPGFTPFSMYPKLWEYMGIGYSQLMEELISLALARPVGLR; via the coding sequence ATGGCGCCAAAAGATAACAGTAAACCTCGGGTATTAGTGCTGTTCGGGGGAGAATCGGGGGAGCATGGGATTTCTTGTGCGACCGCGGCCGGGGTGGTAGAGGCCATCGACCATGACCGTTTCGAGGTAGTTACCGTTGGGATTACCCAGCAGGGTCAGTGGGTACCGGTAGATTTTAGTTCCGACCAGTTCCAGATATCCGAGGACGGGGTGGCTAAGGTTCCTGCCGCTAACCGGCAGTTATTTTTATCCCCCGGAGATGGACATGTGGTGAGCCTGCCCACCCAGTTGGGGTCAGAATTTTCCCTTGCTGATCTAGGCGGTTTCGATGTAGTGTTTCCGCTTTTGCATGGGCCCTTTGGCGAAGATGGCACTGTGCAGGGGCTGCTAGAAATGATGCATCTGCCCTATGTGGGATGCGGAGTGCTGGCTTCGGCGGCCGCGATGGACAAACCCACCACCAAGGTGCTTTTGCATGAGGCAAATCTGCCGGCAGGGAAATGGGAAACCGTGACTGCGGGACAGTGGAAACATGACCGCGCCGGGGTGCTGGAGCGCTTGGCACACCTGGGGTTGCCGGTATTTGTAAAACCAGCACGCGCCGGCTCCTCTCTCGGAATTACTAAGGTGAGTGCCGCAGCCGATATGGAGGTCGCGATTGCCAAGGCGCAGGCGGTGGATCCTCGGGTAATTGTGGAGCAAGAACTAACTGGTTTCGAGGTAGAGTGTGCGGTATTGCAAGGAGCCGATGGGCGCCCTCGTACCACCGAGCCGGGGCGGATTGCTATGCGAGATGACGTGGCATTTTATGACTATAAAACCAAGTATTTCGGGGAAGATGCCGTCAGTTTAGAGATCCCGGCGAAGATTCCCGAGCATTTAGCCTCTCAGGTGCGCGAGATTGCTGCCAAGGCCTTCGAGACCCTGGGGTGTGAAGGGCTGGCGCGGGTGGATTTCTTTGTGGATCCGGAAAAGGACTCAGTGGTAATTAACGAGGTGAACACGATGCCTGGGTTTACCCCGTTTTCTATGTACCCCAAATTATGGGAATATATGGGTATCGGGTATTCCCAGCTTATGGAGGAATTGATCTCCCTAGCGTTGGCGCGTCCGGTGGGGTTGAGATAA
- the leuD gene encoding 3-isopropylmalate dehydratase small subunit, whose translation MKKFISHTGIGVPLRRSNVDTDQIIPAVYLKRVTKTGFEDGLFAAWRQDKDFVLNLAPFRGGSILVAGPDFGTGSSREHAVWALRDYGFKVVLAPKFADIFRGNCEKDGMVAAVISPEECQTLWKMLEAEPGKEITVDLEKQLVTCGSFSCSFQIDDYTRWRLLEGLDDIDLTLRNEDAISAYEQARPDFMPRTLPAKHLPPAEVVSAREVTLGMPEVKRS comes from the coding sequence ATGAAAAAATTTATCTCTCATACCGGTATCGGGGTGCCACTGCGGCGCTCTAATGTCGATACTGACCAGATTATTCCCGCCGTCTATCTAAAACGGGTAACCAAAACCGGTTTCGAGGACGGACTTTTTGCGGCTTGGCGGCAAGATAAAGACTTCGTACTAAATCTCGCTCCCTTTAGAGGCGGCTCTATTCTGGTAGCCGGCCCCGATTTTGGTACCGGCTCCAGCAGGGAACACGCGGTCTGGGCACTGCGGGACTATGGTTTCAAAGTGGTTTTGGCGCCCAAATTTGCCGATATTTTTCGTGGTAACTGTGAAAAGGACGGGATGGTAGCGGCAGTTATTAGTCCGGAGGAATGCCAGACCCTATGGAAAATGTTAGAGGCGGAGCCGGGCAAAGAAATCACAGTTGACTTAGAAAAACAACTGGTTACTTGCGGTTCTTTTAGCTGCAGCTTCCAAATTGACGACTACACTCGCTGGCGGCTGTTGGAAGGGCTAGACGATATCGACCTCACTTTACGGAATGAGGACGCGATTAGCGCTTACGAACAGGCAAGACCAGATTTCATGCCGCGTACCCTGCCCGCTAAGCATTTGCCACCAGCCGAGGTAGTTTCTGCCCGGGAAGTTACCCTCGGGATGCCTGAGGTCAAGCGCTCTTAA
- a CDS encoding NAD(P)H-dependent glycerol-3-phosphate dehydrogenase, whose translation MSASSVRKVAVLGAGAWGTVFAQILADAGNQVRIWARRAELAEQINAGENPRYVPGIKLHGIKAASDLEWVCQGAGMVVVSIPSNGVRALLEQVRDFIPLNATVISLVKGLEAGSLQMMTEVISEAGGIHPSRIVAVSGPNLSGEIARHEPTGAAVAGQDSWRAGLVASRIHTHYFRPYVAEDVVGVEIGGVVKNIIAMAVGAADGLGLGVNSRSFLITRGLAEMVRLGVAMGGKSDTFLGLAGLGDLVATCSSSSSRNFAFGYRLGQGMDISQALQASAGTVEGARSCPVVRDLAHKKGVSMPINSAAYRVISGKQTLEEALVSLSTGPRVTDGPSARMV comes from the coding sequence ATGTCCGCCTCCTCGGTTCGTAAAGTCGCTGTACTAGGCGCCGGAGCTTGGGGAACCGTATTTGCGCAAATACTTGCTGATGCTGGCAACCAGGTGCGGATTTGGGCGCGGCGTGCAGAACTGGCTGAACAGATTAATGCGGGCGAAAATCCGCGCTATGTGCCAGGCATAAAACTTCATGGGATCAAGGCCGCCAGCGACTTGGAATGGGTATGCCAGGGAGCCGGGATGGTAGTGGTATCTATTCCCTCAAACGGGGTGCGAGCTCTGTTGGAGCAGGTACGCGATTTTATACCCCTAAACGCCACTGTAATATCCCTGGTAAAAGGGCTAGAGGCGGGCTCCTTGCAAATGATGACGGAAGTAATCTCTGAGGCCGGAGGAATACACCCTTCCCGAATCGTGGCAGTGTCCGGGCCGAACCTTTCCGGGGAGATTGCCCGCCATGAACCCACGGGCGCAGCAGTGGCCGGGCAAGACTCCTGGCGTGCGGGGCTGGTGGCTTCGCGCATCCACACCCACTATTTCCGTCCCTACGTTGCCGAAGATGTAGTGGGGGTAGAAATCGGTGGGGTAGTAAAGAACATTATCGCTATGGCGGTAGGTGCCGCCGATGGTTTAGGGCTGGGGGTCAACTCCCGTTCGTTTCTGATTACTCGCGGGCTGGCAGAAATGGTACGTCTCGGGGTAGCTATGGGAGGCAAGTCGGATACTTTCTTGGGACTAGCAGGACTTGGCGACCTGGTGGCAACCTGTTCTTCTTCCTCCTCCCGCAATTTTGCTTTTGGTTACCGTCTGGGGCAGGGGATGGATATTTCTCAGGCACTTCAGGCTTCGGCGGGAACTGTCGAAGGGGCGCGTTCCTGTCCGGTAGTGCGCGATTTGGCGCATAAGAAGGGCGTATCTATGCCGATCAACTCCGCTGCCTATCGGGTAATCAGTGGCAAACAGACTTTAGAAGAAGCGTTAGTATCTTTGAGTACCGGGCCGCGGGTAACTGACGGGCCCAGCGCGCGGATGGTATAG
- a CDS encoding glycosyltransferase family 4 protein, with protein sequence MRIGIVTDCYPPHIGGIETQTYNLAQQLKQAGHQVEVITATRAGSFVGRRIEDQIPVHRLGMPTIGFTPMNPFAGPLFRAIFPHFDLLHVHIGVLSPFAHLALQVAAQGTIPTLATFHCELSTWAPLMRASGFFDRLVEAGVLFSGVSSLMNTQINQVLQPRNRRHWPIIPNGVDTNFWAANDQTAQKSAKPAPAANSEGLPTETANLGGTLNFEAVSAIRLMPRKRPFALIKFAQTVNDLLGSRGNFSLKIFGEGALLPLLLRQPQLATGQVSLAGRQDADGLLNAYRQTDFFITLCLHESFGIAAAEARASGLPVIVRSQSPITDFITDGVTGISAGSDRELAEKTTSALLDGSLRKMQENCCRQPCPVSWERCLEATFDAYQLTKTLAAH encoded by the coding sequence ATGCGTATCGGGATAGTTACAGATTGCTACCCTCCCCATATAGGCGGAATCGAAACCCAAACCTATAACCTGGCGCAACAGCTAAAACAAGCGGGGCACCAGGTAGAGGTGATTACCGCTACCCGCGCAGGATCCTTTGTGGGTCGGCGGATTGAAGATCAAATTCCGGTGCATCGCCTAGGGATGCCCACCATTGGCTTTACCCCCATGAACCCCTTTGCCGGTCCCCTATTTCGCGCAATCTTTCCCCATTTTGACTTGCTACATGTCCATATCGGGGTACTTTCCCCCTTTGCGCACCTGGCACTGCAGGTAGCAGCACAAGGTACCATTCCCACTTTGGCGACTTTCCACTGTGAGCTTTCGACTTGGGCTCCGCTAATGCGTGCCAGCGGATTTTTTGATCGCCTAGTTGAGGCTGGGGTGCTATTTTCTGGAGTGTCCTCCCTAATGAACACCCAAATTAACCAAGTACTACAGCCGCGGAATCGGCGGCATTGGCCAATAATTCCCAATGGAGTCGATACTAATTTTTGGGCGGCGAATGACCAGACTGCGCAAAAATCTGCCAAACCTGCACCGGCAGCAAATAGCGAAGGCTTGCCGACGGAAACTGCCAATCTTGGCGGGACGTTGAACTTTGAAGCCGTGAGCGCTATTCGCCTTATGCCCCGCAAACGCCCCTTCGCCCTCATCAAGTTCGCCCAAACCGTAAACGATCTGTTGGGTAGTCGCGGCAACTTTTCCCTAAAAATTTTTGGGGAGGGCGCGTTGTTGCCCCTGCTTCTCCGCCAGCCTCAACTTGCCACTGGCCAGGTTAGTTTAGCGGGGCGGCAGGATGCCGATGGCCTCTTAAACGCTTACCGACAGACCGACTTCTTTATAACTCTTTGCTTGCATGAAAGTTTCGGAATTGCCGCCGCCGAGGCACGTGCCAGTGGATTACCGGTAATCGTGCGCTCGCAAAGCCCAATCACCGATTTTATTACCGATGGCGTCACCGGGATTAGTGCTGGTAGCGACCGGGAATTAGCGGAAAAAACTACTAGTGCCCTCCTGGACGGAAGCCTCAGAAAAATGCAGGAAAACTGCTGCCGGCAGCCCTGTCCGGTTTCATGGGAACGCTGCCTGGAAGCCACTTTTGATGCTTATCAGCTCACCAAAACCCTAGCGGCGCATTAA
- the rplU gene encoding 50S ribosomal protein L21 → MSSKVVYAIVKAGGRQEKVSVGDVVVVDKLAAEVGDTVDFKPVMVVDGDKVTSDAADLEKIKVTAEVLEQTKGPKIRIQKFKNKTGYTRRMGHRAKLTQVKITKIA, encoded by the coding sequence ATGAGCAGCAAAGTGGTCTACGCGATCGTCAAGGCGGGCGGACGTCAAGAAAAGGTCTCCGTCGGGGATGTAGTCGTCGTCGACAAGCTGGCGGCAGAAGTTGGCGACACTGTCGATTTCAAGCCAGTGATGGTAGTTGACGGTGACAAAGTCACCTCCGACGCCGCTGATCTAGAGAAAATCAAGGTAACGGCAGAGGTCTTAGAACAGACCAAAGGACCGAAGATTCGGATTCAGAAGTTCAAGAATAAGACCGGTTATACTCGCCGCATGGGCCACCGCGCAAAGCTGACCCAGGTAAAGATCACTAAGATCGCCTAA
- the murA gene encoding UDP-N-acetylglucosamine 1-carboxyvinyltransferase, translated as MDPVLEVQGGHPLTGRIKVRGAKNFVPKAMVAALLGKTPSILKNVPLIRDVDIVCGLLELHGVVAEYDSASGQLYIDPSNIEAAQVASIDTLAGSSRIPILFCGPLLHRLGEAIIPDLGGCVIGTRPIDFHLSILRSFGAQVDKLESGIHIAAPQGLRGAVIELPYPSVGATEQTLLAGVQAEGITELRGAAIEPEIMDLINVLQKMGAIISVDTDRTIQIEGVENLEGFTHTALSDRIEAASWGSAALATHGDIFVEGASQPEMITFLNVFRKVGGAFSVERDGIRFYHPGGELKPIVLETNVHPGFMTDWQQPLVVALTQAHGLSIVHETVYEQRFGFTAALNKMGAQIQLYRECLTGLACRFGQRNYYHSAAISGPTPLHGADITIPDLRGGFSHLIAALAAEGKSTVRGIDMISRGYEHFLTKLGALGAQVKLEK; from the coding sequence GTGGATCCGGTTCTAGAAGTACAAGGCGGACACCCGCTAACAGGTCGTATTAAAGTGCGAGGGGCAAAAAATTTTGTTCCCAAAGCGATGGTGGCGGCGCTGCTGGGGAAAACCCCTTCCATTTTGAAAAATGTGCCACTGATTCGGGACGTGGATATCGTCTGTGGTCTGCTGGAACTGCACGGGGTGGTAGCCGAATACGACTCTGCGAGCGGTCAGCTGTATATTGATCCTTCTAATATCGAGGCGGCTCAGGTAGCCAGCATCGACACCCTGGCAGGATCTTCTAGAATCCCGATACTATTCTGTGGACCGCTCCTGCACCGCCTAGGGGAAGCAATCATACCTGACCTGGGTGGATGTGTGATTGGAACGCGTCCTATTGATTTCCACCTTTCGATTCTGCGCTCGTTCGGGGCACAAGTAGACAAGTTGGAATCCGGTATTCATATTGCCGCCCCACAGGGACTGCGGGGAGCAGTAATCGAGTTGCCCTATCCTTCGGTGGGGGCAACTGAACAGACCCTGCTGGCGGGGGTACAAGCCGAAGGGATTACGGAGCTGCGGGGCGCCGCCATCGAACCGGAAATCATGGATCTAATTAACGTCCTCCAAAAGATGGGCGCCATCATCAGCGTAGATACTGATCGCACTATCCAGATTGAAGGGGTTGAAAACCTGGAAGGTTTCACTCACACTGCCCTCTCCGATCGTATCGAAGCTGCCTCCTGGGGATCAGCAGCCCTCGCCACCCACGGCGATATTTTTGTGGAGGGTGCTTCCCAGCCAGAAATGATTACCTTCCTAAACGTGTTCCGCAAGGTAGGAGGCGCTTTCTCGGTGGAACGAGATGGGATTCGCTTCTACCATCCCGGCGGGGAACTAAAACCGATCGTGTTAGAAACTAATGTGCATCCGGGATTCATGACTGACTGGCAGCAACCCTTGGTAGTGGCACTCACTCAGGCTCACGGTCTCTCCATCGTGCATGAAACTGTCTATGAGCAGCGCTTTGGGTTTACTGCCGCCCTCAATAAGATGGGGGCGCAAATTCAGTTGTATCGGGAATGTTTAACCGGGCTAGCCTGCCGATTCGGGCAAAGAAACTATTACCATTCGGCAGCGATTTCCGGGCCGACCCCGTTACATGGCGCCGATATTACTATTCCTGACCTGCGGGGAGGTTTCTCCCACTTAATTGCGGCACTGGCCGCCGAAGGAAAATCTACCGTGCGAGGAATCGATATGATTAGCCGCGGGTATGAGCATTTCCTGACTAAACTGGGAGCATTAGGTGCGCAAGTTAAGCTGGAAAAATAA
- a CDS encoding IclR family transcriptional regulator has protein sequence MDNKSEGSGVGVLDKATLVLSALEAGPGTLAQLVTSTGLARPTAHRLAVALEYHRFVARDVHGRFILGPRIGELASAAGEDRLLASARPILKALCEHTQESTQMYRRQGDQRIVVASCESPLGLRDSTPTGSALSMKAGSAAQILLAWEEPDRLHRGLQGASFTATQLSVVRRRGWAQSIGEREPGLASVSAPVRLASGKVVAALSVSGPIDRMGRQPGRVHGPAVVAAASRLSDFMRRAEGIIAAKRQQAEGKLP, from the coding sequence ATGGACAATAAAAGTGAAGGAAGTGGGGTCGGGGTTCTCGACAAGGCCACCCTCGTCCTAAGTGCGCTCGAGGCGGGGCCGGGCACCCTGGCGCAATTAGTTACCAGTACCGGTCTGGCACGTCCTACCGCCCATCGTCTAGCGGTTGCTTTGGAGTATCACCGTTTCGTGGCACGCGATGTGCATGGGCGCTTCATACTGGGGCCACGCATCGGGGAACTAGCTTCCGCTGCCGGTGAAGATCGCCTTTTAGCTTCGGCTCGCCCGATCTTAAAGGCGCTTTGTGAACACACCCAAGAATCAACGCAAATGTATCGCCGCCAGGGAGACCAGCGGATTGTGGTTGCCAGTTGTGAGTCCCCTCTGGGGCTGCGCGACTCTACTCCTACCGGTTCGGCACTGTCCATGAAGGCTGGTTCTGCCGCTCAGATTTTGCTCGCCTGGGAAGAGCCAGACCGCCTGCACCGCGGCTTACAGGGGGCTTCTTTTACCGCCACCCAGCTTTCGGTAGTCCGCCGCCGCGGCTGGGCGCAATCTATTGGCGAACGTGAACCCGGGTTGGCGTCAGTTTCTGCTCCGGTACGTTTAGCTTCTGGGAAAGTGGTAGCGGCTTTGAGTGTTTCTGGCCCGATTGACCGCATGGGACGCCAGCCAGGCAGAGTTCACGGCCCTGCGGTAGTTGCGGCCGCCAGTAGGCTCTCAGATTTTATGCGGCGCGCGGAAGGGATCATAGCGGCAAAGCGGCAGCAGGCGGAAGGAAAGTTGCCTTAA
- the leuC gene encoding 3-isopropylmalate dehydratase large subunit, with translation MAKTLAEKVWAAHVVKPGENGAPDLLYIDLHLCHEVTSPQAFAGLRMAGRKVRRPDLTIATEDHNTPTVDIDLPIKDQTSATQIHTLRENAKEFGIRLHSLGDADQGIVHVVGPQLGLTQPGMTIVCGDSHTSTHGAFGALAFGIGTSQVEQVLATQTLPLKPFKTMAVNIPGKLRPGVFAKDIILAIIAKIGTGGGQGYVIEYRGEAIENLSMEGRMTVCNMSIEAGARAGMIAPDQTTFDYIKGRPHAPQGEQWEKAVRYWQGLATDKDAKFDREVTIPAESIEPFVTWGTNPGQGVPLSGKVPDPKQMNTDSERDSARRALEYMGLTPGTPMRDIKVDTVFIGSCTNGRIEDLRTVAQVWEGRKKAKDVRVLVVPGSARVRLQAEAEGLDKIFTSFGAQWRNAGCSMCLGMNPDKLGERERSASTSNRNFEGRQGKNSRTHLVSPAIAAATAVTGKLTSPPDLPAVSSRKEV, from the coding sequence ATGGCTAAGACCTTGGCAGAAAAAGTTTGGGCTGCTCACGTGGTTAAGCCTGGGGAAAACGGAGCGCCTGACCTGCTATACATAGACCTACATTTATGCCATGAAGTCACCAGCCCCCAGGCCTTCGCGGGGCTGCGGATGGCGGGGCGAAAAGTGCGTCGTCCTGACCTTACGATTGCCACCGAGGATCACAACACCCCCACGGTGGATATTGATTTGCCAATTAAAGACCAGACTTCCGCCACCCAGATTCATACTTTGCGGGAAAATGCTAAAGAGTTTGGAATCCGGCTGCACTCCCTGGGGGACGCTGACCAAGGAATCGTGCACGTAGTTGGTCCGCAACTGGGGCTGACCCAACCGGGGATGACAATTGTGTGCGGAGATTCCCATACTTCTACGCATGGAGCTTTCGGGGCCTTAGCTTTCGGGATCGGCACCTCGCAGGTAGAGCAGGTTTTGGCCACTCAGACGCTGCCGCTTAAGCCTTTTAAGACTATGGCGGTTAATATCCCCGGGAAGCTCCGCCCGGGAGTGTTCGCTAAAGATATTATTTTGGCGATTATTGCCAAGATTGGTACCGGCGGCGGGCAGGGATACGTAATCGAATACCGCGGGGAAGCTATCGAAAACCTCTCGATGGAAGGCCGGATGACGGTGTGCAATATGTCGATTGAGGCAGGCGCGCGGGCAGGGATGATTGCCCCTGACCAAACCACTTTTGACTATATTAAAGGGCGTCCGCACGCTCCGCAGGGCGAACAGTGGGAAAAAGCTGTGCGCTACTGGCAGGGCCTAGCAACCGATAAGGACGCCAAGTTCGACCGGGAAGTCACGATTCCTGCCGAAAGTATCGAACCTTTCGTTACCTGGGGAACTAATCCGGGACAGGGGGTACCGCTCAGTGGGAAAGTGCCGGATCCTAAGCAGATGAATACCGATAGTGAGCGAGATTCCGCCCGACGCGCCCTCGAATATATGGGGTTAACCCCAGGTACCCCGATGCGTGATATCAAGGTGGATACGGTGTTCATCGGCTCTTGTACCAACGGGCGAATCGAGGATCTACGTACCGTTGCCCAGGTTTGGGAAGGGCGCAAAAAAGCTAAGGATGTACGGGTACTAGTGGTACCAGGGTCTGCGCGGGTGCGACTGCAAGCCGAGGCTGAGGGGCTGGATAAAATCTTCACCAGTTTCGGGGCGCAGTGGCGCAATGCTGGCTGTTCAATGTGCTTGGGGATGAATCCGGACAAGTTGGGGGAGAGGGAGCGCTCGGCTTCTACCTCGAACCGGAACTTTGAGGGGCGGCAAGGAAAGAATTCGCGAACCCACCTGGTGTCGCCGGCGATTGCCGCGGCCACTGCAGTCACTGGGAAGCTAACTAGTCCCCCGGATTTACCGGCGGTATCTAGCAGGAAAGAGGTATAA
- a CDS encoding ATP-grasp domain-containing protein, which translates to MAKKRVTLVTCAQYPNLSEDEAGLVEELDARGVDARIAVWNDPEVDWEEAGVCIIRSVRDYAAHREEFVQWAHQVPRLLNPADVVQWATDKHYLLNLQEQGVPVIPTTWLEPEQNLNKHQVHTRFPAFGEFVVKPAVSSGGREMGRYDANNGMARMAAVTHAYSLLQEGRSVMVQRYLSEVDEHGEYSLVYMNGVLSHSVEKAAMLTNPNTTEVQAQETVTGNRQPNSEEWIFGEKVRSAIHRMIKDRLGHDQHLLFLRIDIVPDGKGSYYLMEVSPVDGSLYLRTREDGIGTFADAICNRVFW; encoded by the coding sequence ATGGCGAAGAAACGCGTGACCTTAGTAACTTGTGCACAGTATCCGAATTTATCCGAGGACGAGGCGGGGCTGGTTGAAGAACTGGACGCGCGCGGAGTTGATGCCCGGATTGCAGTTTGGAACGATCCCGAGGTGGATTGGGAAGAAGCGGGAGTGTGCATAATCCGTTCCGTGCGTGACTATGCCGCTCACCGGGAGGAGTTCGTGCAGTGGGCTCATCAAGTTCCCCGCTTGTTAAACCCGGCAGATGTGGTCCAATGGGCAACCGATAAACACTACTTGCTCAATCTGCAAGAGCAAGGGGTTCCGGTGATTCCTACTACCTGGTTAGAGCCAGAACAGAATCTGAATAAACATCAGGTACATACGCGTTTTCCTGCTTTCGGTGAGTTCGTAGTGAAGCCGGCGGTTTCTTCCGGAGGGCGCGAAATGGGGCGCTACGACGCGAATAACGGGATGGCACGGATGGCAGCAGTAACCCATGCCTACAGCCTGTTACAGGAAGGGCGCTCGGTTATGGTGCAGCGTTACCTGTCGGAAGTTGATGAACACGGTGAATACTCCTTGGTCTATATGAACGGAGTTTTATCGCACTCGGTAGAAAAAGCCGCTATGCTCACTAACCCGAATACCACTGAGGTGCAGGCACAAGAAACAGTTACTGGTAACCGGCAACCAAATTCCGAAGAGTGGATTTTCGGGGAAAAGGTACGATCCGCGATTCATCGCATGATTAAGGATCGCCTGGGACATGATCAACATCTGCTGTTTTTGCGGATTGATATTGTTCCTGACGGAAAAGGTTCCTATTACCTGATGGAAGTTTCGCCAGTTGACGGATCTCTTTACCTGCGCACCCGTGAGGACGGTATCGGCACTTTCGCGGACGCGATTTGTAACCGCGTTTTTTGGTAA